From Aedes albopictus strain Foshan chromosome 1, AalbF5, whole genome shotgun sequence, one genomic window encodes:
- the LOC134288159 gene encoding uncharacterized protein LOC134288159: MLLTLLCLQMTAVYGYHLGPLPVVHPTLQLLVQAATAIFIGSDFEDTVPYTVCVSWELSSGQPVQLLPNLIDQVLQSLESENVVVQLIYHEFVKTRRPRVTNVFLVDGLQAFEELHATIRPKQYNFAGQYVIIVMNENEDADEGFVAERILQLMWQYYVVNVNVLFGSLDYEEVRMYTYFPFSPGSCEKVKSVTWNTFRDGHFLKSRSHFPPKLNDFHGCPLTTAVYTYSAFMRLRHGPHGAVIGMDGVDAVLLRHISAKLNFSVVPVEVPHGLRFGLIFENGTATGAMRMVIDGETNFTLGFFGYNQLRMKFMSLTQNYHFTTLVVVVSAGEEYEAFEKLLLPFTNTLWYVFLGCLAAGFLVIAAITEMRAKIKNFVFGNNTQTPGLNLLNILFGGSLRVLPTRNFARFLLTLWLMYGMITRTVYQQALFNFLQLSTNHSTITTLKQLMDGRYPIYLIPSEVYVFNNLPELQRQIQIIPNAEIQHNDDAIRRAQIRGARISNYEKVLYDNAHFADGQYLRMLKERLYNYAISIGLRLNSCLTKPFDDALLELAPHGIVRAWVNRYVDDKYGVVPEPTDVQKQLTVRQLLGAFQLWAIALGGSFVVFCAEVCCHFVGRKCKTLMGDF, from the coding sequence ATGTTACTAACATTACTGTGCCTTCAGATGACAGCAGTTTACGGATATCACTTGGGACCTCTGCCGGTTGTTCATCCAACACTACAGCTGCTAGTTCAAGCCGCCACAGCCATCTTCATCGGATCAGACTTTGAAGACACTGTTCCCTACACGGTTTGCGTATCTTGGGAGCTGTCCAGCGGACAACCCGTCCAACTACTCCCGAACCTCATAGACCAGGTCCTGCAGTCGTTGGAAAGCGAGAACGTTGTGGTGCAGCTGATCTACCACGAATTTGTGAAAACTCGTCGACCCAGGGTGACCAACGTGTTCCTCGTCGACGGACTGCAAGCCTTCGAAGAACTTCACGCCACCATACGGCCCAAGCAGTACAACTTCGCCGGGCAGTACGTTATCATCGTGATGAATGAGAATGAGGATGCCGACGAAGGGTTCGTTGCCGAGCGTATTCTACAACTGATGTGGCAGTACTACGTAGTGAACGTGAACGTGCTCTTCGGTAGTCTGGATTACGAGGAAGTCCGCATGTATACCTACTTCCCATTCAGTCCTGGTTCTTGCGAAAAGGTCAAATCGGTGACGTGGAACACCTTCCGGGATGGGCATTTCCTCAAGTCTAGGTCACATTTTCCTCCGAAGTTGAACGACTTCCACGGTTGCCCACTGACTACTGCGGTGTATACGTATTCCGCTTTCATGCGTCTACGCCACGGACCTCACGGGGCCGTCATTGGGATGGACGGCGTAGATGCCGTATTGTTGCGGCATATTTCAGCAAAGCTCAACTTTTCTGTTGTGCCTGTGGAGGTTCCTCACGGCCTACGGTTCGGATTGATCTTCGAGAACGGAACCGCTACCGGGGCGATGAGGATGGTCATCGATGGGGAGACCAATTTCACCCTAGGGTTCTTCGGATACAACCAGCTAAGGATGAAGTTCATGTCACTTACGCAAAACTATCACTTCACTACCTTGGTTGTGGTGGTATCGGCCGGCGAAGAATACGAAGCCTTCGAGAAACTACTGCTGCCCTTCACCAACACCCTTTGGTACGTTTTCCTGGGATGTTTAGCCGCTGGATTCCTAGTGATCGCCGCGATCACCGAAATGAGAGCCAAAATCAAAAACTTCGTATTTGGAAACAACACCCAAACACCTGGCTTGAACCTCCTGAACATTCTCTTCGGAGGATCGCTTCGCGTACTACCAACACGCAACTTTGCTCGTTTCCTGTTGACCCTATGGTTGATGTACGGCATGATCACCCGAACAGTCTACCAACAAGCCCTGTTCAATTTTCTTCAGCTCTCTACGAACCATTCGACGATCACAACCCTGAAGCAGCTCATGGACGGTCGTTACCCGATCTACCTGATACCCAGCGAAGTGTACGTGTTCAACAACCTACCGGAACTGCAGCGCCAAATCCAGATCATCCCGAACGCGGAAATTCAGCACAACGACGACGCCATTCGCCGGGCACAGATCCGCGGTGCACGGATCTCCAACTACGAAAAGGTTCTGTATGACAACGCTCATTTCGCCGACGGCCAGTACCTGCGGATGTTGAAGGAACGGCTGTACAACTACGCGATCAGCATCGGGCTGCGGTTGAACTCCTGCCTGACGAAGCCCTTCGACGACGCCCTGCTGGAGTTGGCTCCACACGGCATTGTGCGGGCGTGGGTTAACCGCTACGTGGACGACAAATACGGTGTAGTTCCGGAGCCTACGGACGTGCAGAAGCAGTTGACCGTTCGGCAGCTGTTGGGAGCGTTTCAGTTGTGGGCCATCGCCCTCGGTGGGAGCTTTGTGGTGTTCTGCGCGGAAGTTTGCTGCCACTTTGTGGGGAGGAAATGCAAGACCTTAATGGGGGATTTTTGA
- the LOC134288160 gene encoding uncharacterized protein LOC134288160, which translates to MIFVFTLSALAYGCAIFPSTRSSTILLTKATAEVLLDSFAKTVDTLFVTVLLKSKELNPIGEILTHVDEPLPVAIQSVPQRTSLVFKQRYNLVLLDSWMSIGRLQSFLNSKQFDSTGLYLMVVTSLGLDCTSLADALLEMTSNRFIYDVDVLCLQDGSVIMTTYFPYGRPDHPICHIARWNTYDLQGFTHDRPHYPQKLQNFYGSPLRVALFDSAPFMILIRDSNNRPIDYAGIDGHLLKKISDDLNITIEPVVPPRDEKWGILEPDGTATGSMGMVINGTVNMTLSFFGNNPLRQKFMSSSMSYYQSSLVLIVSPGAEYGTFEKLLLPFQLTLWIGFIIVFINALIIIVILQNLPLVVQQFVFGRGNRIPMLNFYLATLGYPVEPPPSRNFSRFLLSLWIFGTFILRTAYQQEMFDFLHRPLNRSTVRGWDQFVSAGYHIFAAPTAEYIFESTHEKIRSSIHVIRVTDYNAVMEDIRYGRIHGARLSYPESIFYLNQQAMLDGGPFYQQFSERLYSYSIHVFFRKNSPLVKSFDEHIQPLVTHGFIRHWADSILNRNLIRGIEARARQALVVQPLTTKMLAGVFGLYGIGLACAGVVFVAENSLANYRQL; encoded by the coding sequence ATGATATTCGTGTTTACATTGAGTGCTTTGGCTTACGGATGTGCAATCTTTCCATCCACAAGGTCGTCAACGATTCTGCTAACGAAAGCAACGGCTGAAGTTCTGCTGGACAGTTTTGCGAAAACTGTGGACACCCTTTTCGTGACCGTTCTGCTGAAGAGCAAAGAGTTGAATCCCATTGGTGAAATACTGACCCATGTCGATGAACCACTGCCAGTGGCCATCCAATCGGTTCCACAGAGAACGTCACTAGTTTTCAAACAACGGTACAACCTAGTTCTGTTGGACTCCTGGATGTCGATCGGACGTTTGCAGTCGTTTCTCAATTCGAAACAGTTCGACTCCACCGGATTGTATCTAATGGTCGTAACTTCCCTAGGACTAGACTGCACCAGTTTGGCCGATGCTCTCTTAGAGATGACAAGTAACCGATTCATCTATGACGTGGATGTTCTGTGTCTACAGGACGGATCAGTCATTATGACAACGTACTTTCCCTACGGACGTCCCGATCATCCCATTTGTCATATCGCTAGGTGGAATACGTACGACCTTCAAGGCTTCACCCATGATAGACCTCACTACCCGCAGAAGTTGCAGAACTTCTATGGATCGCCACTACGGGTCGCGCTTTTCGATTCAGCGCCGTTCATGATACTGATTCGGGACTCGAACAACCGACCCATAGACTATGCAGGAATCGACGGTCATCTGCTGAAGAAGATTTCCGATGATCTTAACATAACCATAGAACCCGTCGTACCACCACGAGATGAAAAGTGGGGAATCCTTGAACCTGATGGCACCGCTACCGGGTCGATGGGAATGGTTATAAACGGAACCGTGAATATGACCTTGAGCTTCTTCGGAAACAATCCTTTGAGGCAGAAGTTCATGTCGTCATCGATGAGCTATTACCAAAGCTCCCTTGTCCTGATCGTCTCCCCGGGTGCGGAGTATGGGACCTTCGAGAAACTGCTCCTCCCATTCCAGTTGACGCTCTGGATCGGGTTCATCATCGTGTTCATCAACGCTCTGATTATCATCGTAATTCTCCAGAACTTACCGCTTGTCGTTCAGCAGTTCGTGTTTGGCCGGGGCAACAGAATTCCGATGCTGAACTTCTACTTGGCAACTCTGGGATACCCTGTTGAACCACCGCCAAGTCGCAACTTTTCCCGTTTCCTTCTCTCGCTCTGGATCTTCGGCACCTTCATTCTCCGGACTGCCTATCAACAGGAAATGTTCGATTTCCTCCATCGGCCATTGAACCGCAGCACCGTGCGTGGATGGGATCAGTTCGTATCAGCGGGGTATCACATCTTCGCCGCTCCGACAGCGGAATATATCTTCGAATCTACCCATGAGAAAATCAGGAGTTCCATCCATGTCATCCGTGTCACTGACTACAACGCCGTAATGGAAGACATTCGCTACGGACGAATTCATGGAGCTCGTCTGAGCTATCCGGAATCCATCTTCTACCTGAACCAACAAGCCATGCTCGACGGAGGACCCTTCTACCAGCAGTTCAGCGAACGCCTGTACAGCTACTCGATCCACGTATTCTTTCGCAAGAACTCTCCGCTGGTGAAGAGCTTCGACGAGCACATCCAGCCTCTGGTGACGCATGGCTTCATACGGCATTGGGCCGACTCCATTCTGAACCGCAACTTGATTCGAGGCATTGAAGCCCGGGCTCGGCAGGCCCTCGTTGTTCAGCCCTTGACCACCAAAATGCTGGCCGGGGTGTTTGGCCTCTACGGGATTGGGCTTGCGTGCGCTGGGGTGGTGTTTGTGGCGGAAAATTCTCTGGCCAATTATAGGCAGTTGTAG